From Arachis stenosperma cultivar V10309 chromosome 2, arast.V10309.gnm1.PFL2, whole genome shotgun sequence, one genomic window encodes:
- the LOC130962341 gene encoding 50S ribosomal protein L2-A, chloroplastic-like, whose protein sequence is MAIHLYKTSTPSTRNGAVDSQVKSNPRNNLIYGQHHCGKRRNARGIITAGHRRGGHKRLYRKIDFRRNEKDIYGRIVTIEYDPNRNAYICLIHYGDGEKRYILHRKGAIIGDTIVSGTEVPIKMGNALPLSAV, encoded by the coding sequence ATGGCGATACATTTATACAAAACTTCTACCCCGAGCACACGCAATGGAGCCGTAGACAGTCAAGTCAAATCCAATCCACGAAATAATTTGATCTATGGACAGCATCATTGTGGTAAACGCCGTAATGCCAGAGGAATCATTACCGCAGGGCATAGAAGGGGAGGTCATAAGCGTCTATACCGTAAAATCGATTTTCGCCGGAATGAAAAAGACATATATGGTAGAATCGTAACCATAGAATACGACCCTAATCGAAATGCATACATCTGTCTCATACACTATGGGGATGGTgagaaaagatatattttacaCCGCAAAGGGGCTATAATTGGAGATACCATTGTTTCTGGTACAGAAGTTCCTATTAAAATGGGAAATGCCCTACCTTTGAGTGCGGTTTGA